Genomic segment of Deltaproteobacteria bacterium:
GTTTAAAGTTTCCTACGACGGCGAAGAAGGTCGTGACTATATCAGTAACGGAAAAAAACTTTGGGTCTACGATAAAGGAGACACTCAGGTAAATGTCTATGGTGTCAGTGCCAAGACCATTCCCGAAGAGGCGCTTTCTTTCTTGGGCGGTTTGGGAAATCTCCGTGCTCAATTTCGTGTGAGTGCCGTCACTCAAGAAGAACAAGCCAGGCTTAACGTGAAAGACGATTTGGATTGGCTTTTGCTTATCCCCAAAAATGAACAAAGTAAATTGGATGAATTGATCCTGGGTTTCGATAAAAAATCACATCTGGTGAGTGAAGCCTTCCTCAAAAACGAATCGGGCAATACCAGCCATTATTTTTTTAAGAATGTAAAAACAAACTCTGGAATTGCTGAAGAAGTGTTTGAGTTTAAGTCGGTGAAGGGTGTGAAGGAAATCAAGCATTAGATTT
This window contains:
- a CDS encoding outer membrane lipoprotein carrier protein LolA translates to MSYFPTKKICFLFLLFFLILPYGLRASSLEQSIQQIQATYEKATDVSSEFTQKIQVQSIGREIEKAGKTFFKKPGKFKVSYDGEEGRDYISNGKKLWVYDKGDTQVNVYGVSAKTIPEEALSFLGGLGNLRAQFRVSAVTQEEQARLNVKDDLDWLLLIPKNEQSKLDELILGFDKKSHLVSEAFLKNESGNTSHYFFKNVKTNSGIAEEVFEFKSVKGVKEIKH